TGGGAAAATCGCTACAGGAACAGAACAATAAAATAGATTTTGTAGTTGGAGTAGATCAATATAAAAAACTGCCCGAAATAATTTCCAATCTATTTGAAAATCCGCATTTTGAATATGATACGATAGTTAATAATCAGGAAATTTACGAAGATCTTTATCCGATCCATACAGGAAAATACAATGCGTTTATCACGATTATGCGCGGCTGCAACAATTTTTGTTCATATTGCATCGTTCCCTACACTCGCGGCAGAGAACGCAGCAGACCAGTACAAGAAATTTTAACAGAAATTGATAAAGTGGGAAAGCAAGGATTTAAAGATGTAACACTTCTGGGTCAAAATGTGAATTCCTACAATTTTGAAGAAGTAAACTTTGCCGAATTGCTGCGTCGGGCAAATCAAATTGAGAGTATAAAAAGAATACGGTTTGTAACTTCTCATCCCAAAGATTTATCCGATGAAGTGATTGAAGTGATGGCAGAATCGGAAAAAGTGTGTGAACATCTGCATCTTGCTATGCAGAGTGGAGATGATGAAATCCTGAAAAGAATGAATCGTGGTTACACAGCAGAACATTATTTCAATATCGTGCAGAAACTGCGCAAAGCAATGCCGGAGATTGCTATCACAACTGATGTGATAGCTGGTTTTCCGGGTGAAAGTGAAGAGCAGTTCCAGAGAACTTATGATCTGATGAAAATTATCGAATTCGATTATGCTTTTACTTTTAAATATTCACCCAGAACGGGAACCAAAGCAGCTGAATTCACCGACCAGATTCCAGAAGAAATCCGTTTAAAGCGTTTACAGAAACTTATCGATCTGCAGCAGAAGATCACTCAAAAAAAATATCAAGATCAAATAGGTAAGATGAAACAGATCTATGTAGAAAAGGTCAGTAAGAAATCAGATAAAGAGCTGGCAGGAAAGAGCCGAGACTTCAAAATAACAGTTTTCCCGGGCGATAAATCATTGATAGGAAAGTTTGTCGATGTAAAGATTATCGAAGCCACAGGTTGGACTTTGCGTGGTTCAATGCAGTTTTAATAAGCCTATTATGAATAAAGATTGGTGGGAATTATGACAGATCCAAGAAATCATTTGATTAAAGAACTGGCCTACGCATCTCATAAAAGAAAAATTAAAATATTGAAACAGCTGGCGCAAAATACAGAAAACAAGTTCGATTCAAATTCGATCCAATTTGCTACACGATTGATCCTTGACTTAAAACCATCTGATGTCGATGAAAGAATCTGTGATATAGCTAATTCAATTTCTCAGCATTACAAAGATAAAGGATTGCATGACAAGTCATTAGAATATGCCAGAAAAGCTGTTGAATTAGCTTCTG
This sequence is a window from Candidatus Cloacimonadota bacterium. Protein-coding genes within it:
- the miaB gene encoding tRNA (N6-isopentenyl adenosine(37)-C2)-methylthiotransferase MiaB; amino-acid sequence: MNVADSELVTSILNEKDFETADCIDEADVIIFNTCSVRQHAEDRVIGRINNESARKQQKKDLKIGVIGCMAQRLGKSLQEQNNKIDFVVGVDQYKKLPEIISNLFENPHFEYDTIVNNQEIYEDLYPIHTGKYNAFITIMRGCNNFCSYCIVPYTRGRERSRPVQEILTEIDKVGKQGFKDVTLLGQNVNSYNFEEVNFAELLRRANQIESIKRIRFVTSHPKDLSDEVIEVMAESEKVCEHLHLAMQSGDDEILKRMNRGYTAEHYFNIVQKLRKAMPEIAITTDVIAGFPGESEEQFQRTYDLMKIIEFDYAFTFKYSPRTGTKAAEFTDQIPEEIRLKRLQKLIDLQQKITQKKYQDQIGKMKQIYVEKVSKKSDKELAGKSRDFKITVFPGDKSLIGKFVDVKIIEATGWTLRGSMQF